A section of the Campylobacter porcelli genome encodes:
- a CDS encoding DegT/DnrJ/EryC1/StrS family aminotransferase — protein MRDIPFFRPLITDREHELIKETLEKNANYMVENLENNIKNFFGAKHAITTNNGTAAIHLSLCAMDLKRGDKIICSVNAFPSIAQVIRHFDAEPIFVDINEDDFNIDPNDLEKILKTQKHKKLKAAFITHVAGQSADMDAIYALANEYDIKIIDDASRAMGATYKGKLIGNMSSYMSCFQINPQVQHAVATTGIIVTNDDEMASRARLIRNHAIINDSFDKDGNLGYMYDVIDIGQKYDLNSLCAAYSIAQFEKLDMFIERRKAIAAIYNEELKDCPHITTPVIKRDHIYNQYIIKIDKNRDSFARELKDIGIHTSLHYRPMHLLSYYKNKYHLRVNDFPKALKAYQQILSLPIYAALSDEEALYICNAVKSVAQNRV, from the coding sequence ATGAGAGATATACCATTTTTTCGCCCACTGATTACAGATAGAGAACACGAGCTTATCAAAGAGACCTTAGAGAAAAATGCAAACTATATGGTTGAGAATTTAGAAAACAACATAAAAAATTTCTTTGGTGCCAAACACGCCATTACGACAAATAACGGCACCGCTGCTATCCATCTAAGCCTATGTGCGATGGATTTAAAGCGTGGAGATAAGATCATCTGCTCTGTTAATGCCTTTCCTAGTATCGCTCAAGTCATTAGGCATTTTGATGCTGAGCCGATCTTTGTCGATATAAATGAAGATGATTTTAATATAGACCCAAATGATTTAGAAAAAATCCTAAAAACCCAAAAACATAAAAAACTAAAAGCCGCATTTATCACTCATGTAGCCGGTCAAAGTGCCGATATGGACGCCATATACGCCCTTGCTAATGAGTATGATATAAAGATTATTGATGATGCTAGTAGAGCGATGGGAGCTACATATAAGGGTAAGTTAATTGGCAATATGAGCTCATATATGTCTTGCTTTCAGATCAATCCACAAGTCCAACACGCAGTAGCAACTACTGGGATTATAGTTACAAATGATGATGAGATGGCTAGTCGTGCAAGGCTCATTCGCAACCACGCTATAATCAATGATAGCTTTGATAAAGATGGAAATTTAGGATATATGTATGATGTTATAGATATTGGACAAAAATATGATTTAAATTCACTCTGTGCGGCATATAGTATCGCTCAATTTGAAAAGCTTGATATGTTTATTGAGCGTAGAAAAGCTATAGCGGCTATATATAATGAAGAGTTAAAAGATTGCCCACATATCACCACTCCAGTAATTAAGCGAGATCACATCTATAATCAATATATAATCAAAATTGATAAAAACCGAGATAGCTTTGCTAGGGAGCTAAAGGATATTGGCATTCACACTAGCCTTCACTACCGCCCAATGCATCTATTAAGCTACTATAAAAATAAATATCACCTAAGGGTAAATGACTTCCCAAAAGCACTTAAAGCTTATCAGCAAATTCTCTCACTACCTATATATGCTGCCTTAAGCGATGAAGAGGCGCTATATATCTGCAATGCAGTCAAATCAGTAGCGCAAAATCGTGTTTAA
- a CDS encoding NAD+ synthase, whose amino-acid sequence MENFKFLENKLINFLSSYLNSSKANGFILGLSGGLDSAVVATLCSKVAPTKALIMPTSISNKVNLNDALTLCQSLKIDHQIVDISEILASFLPFSDENDRLRVGNITARIRMIMLYDQSAKLGYLVAGTSNKSERLLGYGTIYGDMACALNPIANIYKSDLFKFASYLEINQNIIDKAPSADLWPNQSDESELGYSYKEIDELLKAIENSDDLSKFDSELKSQIIDRMAKNSFKLKPPAIP is encoded by the coding sequence GTGGAAAATTTTAAATTCTTAGAAAATAAACTTATAAATTTTCTTAGTTCTTATCTAAATAGCTCTAAAGCAAATGGCTTTATCCTTGGGCTAAGTGGCGGTCTAGACTCTGCGGTTGTGGCTACTCTTTGTTCTAAAGTCGCACCCACAAAAGCCCTTATAATGCCTACTTCTATCTCAAATAAAGTAAATTTAAATGACGCTCTAACCCTATGTCAAAGCTTAAAAATAGATCATCAAATAGTAGATATCAGCGAAATTTTAGCCTCATTTTTACCTTTTAGCGATGAAAATGATAGATTAAGAGTTGGTAATATCACTGCTAGAATTCGTATGATAATGCTATATGATCAATCTGCTAAGCTAGGATATTTAGTCGCAGGCACGAGTAATAAAAGCGAGAGACTACTAGGATATGGGACAATATATGGAGATATGGCGTGTGCTTTAAATCCAATTGCTAATATCTATAAAAGCGATCTTTTTAAATTTGCTTCATATCTTGAGATTAATCAAAATATAATAGATAAAGCCCCAAGTGCTGACCTATGGCCAAATCAAAGCGATGAGAGTGAGCTAGGATATAGCTATAAAGAGATTGATGAGCTATTAAAAGCTATAGAAAATAGTGATGATCTATCCAAATTTGATAGCGAGCTTAAAAGCCAAATCATAGATAGAATGGCTAAAAATAGCTTCAAACTAAAACCACCAGCGATACCATAA
- a CDS encoding MBL fold metallo-hydrolase, producing the protein MQIISRSFGIYGTNCYVVVLDGGEVIIDPGDGAYEWIKRVCKNPLAILCTHGHFDHVYDCLAIKDEFKIKIYIPKDDAFMCQNDPFGLLKAKFEPDIMVDDKDEIELGGVKFCFHHFAGHTPGCSVITAGEVMFSGDFIFKDSIGRYDFPFSDGSLMKKSLYKVLEFRNYKLYPGHGEPTTLDSQRSSLTRWAQAI; encoded by the coding sequence ATGCAGATTATTTCAAGGTCTTTTGGTATTTATGGGACGAATTGTTATGTGGTTGTTTTAGATGGTGGTGAGGTCATAATAGACCCAGGTGATGGGGCTTATGAGTGGATTAAAAGAGTGTGTAAAAATCCTTTAGCGATATTATGCACTCATGGGCATTTTGATCATGTTTATGATTGCTTAGCTATAAAAGATGAGTTTAAAATCAAAATTTATATCCCCAAAGATGATGCTTTTATGTGCCAAAATGATCCATTTGGGCTTTTAAAAGCGAAATTTGAGCCAGATATTATGGTAGATGATAAAGATGAGATTGAGCTTGGTGGGGTTAAATTTTGCTTTCATCACTTTGCTGGGCATACGCCAGGGTGTAGCGTGATAACAGCTGGTGAAGTTATGTTTAGTGGGGATTTTATATTTAAAGATTCAATAGGTAGATATGACTTTCCTTTTAGCGATGGAAGTCTAATGAAAAAAAGCCTATATAAGGTTCTTGAATTTAGAAATTATAAGTTATACCCAGGACATGGAGAGCCAACAACTCTAGATAGCCAAAGAAGCTCTTTAACCAGATGGGCTCAAGCTATATAG
- a CDS encoding hotdog fold domain-containing protein, whose product MSEYDESLQDIGLIDSSERFQGILNIPMSINSTLCGGILDMKSNYAKTALMASNEMVFDDERLVHGGFIIGAGEWAAHVAVNTQYSVTISTKANLYAPARVGDLIEFEAHAYFEESKKREIKVVGTIKGVKVFEGTYQIVVLEEHIFKLQQKKKSDNNDEE is encoded by the coding sequence ATGAGTGAATATGATGAGAGTTTGCAAGATATTGGATTGATAGATAGCTCAGAGCGTTTTCAAGGGATTTTAAATATTCCAATGTCTATAAATTCAACACTATGTGGTGGAATATTAGATATGAAGTCAAACTACGCTAAAACCGCTTTGATGGCTAGTAATGAGATGGTTTTTGATGATGAGAGATTAGTTCATGGTGGATTTATCATTGGAGCTGGGGAGTGGGCTGCACATGTAGCTGTAAATACTCAATACTCAGTTACCATAAGCACAAAAGCAAATTTATACGCTCCAGCTAGGGTTGGGGATTTGATTGAATTTGAAGCTCACGCTTACTTTGAAGAGTCCAAAAAGCGTGAGATAAAAGTAGTAGGCACCATCAAAGGCGTAAAGGTCTTTGAAGGCACATACCAAATAGTTGTATTAGAAGAGCATATATTTAAACTTCAACAAAAGAAAAAATCTGACAACAACGATGAAGAGTAG
- the cmoB gene encoding tRNA 5-methoxyuridine(34)/uridine 5-oxyacetic acid(34) synthase CmoB, producing MNSTYNELLARISKLDNSNSKLSLDDSVRLEIPNFTKDIKDMALALKPWRKGPFHLNELFIDSEWRSFVKFNILKPHLNLKDKVVADVGCNNGYYMFKMLEFKPKSIVGFDPSELAFLQFSFINHFAKSDIKFEIAGVESLPSYGIKFDTIFCLGVLYHRSDPIKCLKELKSAMKQGGEVFIDTMYIERDDEMVLSPNGSYSKIPNISFIPSIKALQNWVKRAKFKSFEILATKDTDSFEQRKTKWIDSQSLEDFLDPNDSSKTIEGYPAPKRVYIRLT from the coding sequence ATGAATAGCACTTATAATGAGCTTTTAGCTAGAATTTCAAAGCTTGATAATAGCAATTCCAAGCTTAGCTTAGATGATAGCGTAAGGCTAGAGATACCAAATTTTACTAAAGATATTAAGGATATGGCTCTAGCCCTAAAGCCTTGGAGAAAGGGGCCATTTCATCTAAATGAGCTTTTTATCGATAGCGAGTGGAGAAGTTTTGTTAAGTTTAATATCCTAAAACCGCATTTAAATTTAAAAGATAAGGTTGTAGCTGATGTAGGCTGTAATAATGGCTATTATATGTTTAAAATGCTCGAATTTAAGCCAAAAAGCATAGTTGGATTTGACCCTAGTGAGTTAGCATTTTTGCAATTTAGCTTTATTAACCATTTTGCTAAAAGTGATATAAAATTTGAGATAGCTGGAGTGGAGAGTTTGCCTAGTTATGGTATTAAATTTGATACGATTTTTTGCCTTGGAGTTTTATACCATAGGAGCGATCCTATAAAGTGCTTAAAGGAGCTAAAATCCGCTATGAAGCAAGGTGGCGAGGTCTTTATAGATACTATGTATATTGAGCGTGATGATGAGATGGTGCTAAGTCCAAATGGCAGCTACTCCAAAATCCCAAATATCAGCTTTATCCCAAGTATAAAAGCACTGCAAAACTGGGTCAAAAGAGCTAAATTTAAAAGCTTTGAAATTTTAGCCACCAAAGATACTGATAGCTTCGAGCAACGCAAAACTAAGTGGATTGATAGCCAAAGCTTGGAGGATTTTTTAGACCCAAATGATAGCTCAAAGACAATTGAGGGCTATCCAGCACCAAAGAGAGTTTATATAAGATTAACTTAA
- a CDS encoding M28 family peptidase encodes MQILDKFKQICAIPHCSFNALKLRDYLVEFAKSCGYSVEIDEFDNIYAFKGKPKICLQSHYDMVCVGDAPDIKLIFDGDILRAKNSSLGADNGIGVAMMMEMMSKFDNLEILFSANEEVGLIGANGFKKEFKSSRLLNLDSEDEDGVFIGCAAGELIRAKISKEMVAIKSNLYELNVSGLPGGHSGIEIIKDIPNSIKIMAEFIAKNGGKIVSFSGGERSNSIPVNAKALMVCDNISYNDDRVSVKYLRNCECEVIKQSQNILDFINSFSQGVRSYDESLRIVRDSINLSIINDSKDSLEIDFFARSMSEDGLERVKFETSNLARLAGFDVSFFERSGAWTPDIGEFANLVLNFMQKHNPNARFQAVHAGLECGVFVAKQRGLQAASIGPNIHSPHSINENLELKSLDKISKVVSDIVAYYQD; translated from the coding sequence ATGCAAATATTAGATAAATTTAAGCAAATTTGTGCCATTCCTCATTGTAGTTTTAATGCTTTAAAGCTTAGGGATTATCTGGTTGAATTTGCTAAAAGTTGTGGATACAGCGTTGAAATTGATGAATTTGATAATATATACGCCTTTAAAGGCAAGCCAAAAATTTGCCTTCAATCACATTATGATATGGTTTGTGTAGGTGATGCGCCAGATATTAAGCTGATATTTGATGGGGATATTTTGCGTGCGAAAAACTCTAGCTTAGGTGCTGATAATGGAATTGGCGTGGCGATGATGATGGAGATGATGAGTAAATTTGATAATCTTGAGATTTTATTTAGTGCTAATGAAGAGGTTGGGTTAATCGGAGCTAATGGCTTTAAAAAGGAGTTTAAAAGTAGTCGGCTTTTAAATTTAGATAGCGAAGATGAAGATGGGGTATTTATAGGGTGTGCTGCTGGGGAGCTAATTAGAGCTAAAATATCTAAAGAGATGGTAGCTATAAAATCAAATTTATATGAGCTTAATGTAAGTGGCTTGCCTGGAGGGCATAGTGGGATAGAGATTATCAAAGATATACCAAATTCCATAAAAATAATGGCTGAGTTTATAGCCAAAAATGGCGGCAAAATAGTAAGCTTTAGCGGTGGTGAGAGGAGCAACTCCATTCCTGTAAATGCTAAGGCGTTAATGGTGTGTGATAATATCTCTTATAATGATGATAGGGTGAGTGTAAAATATCTTAGAAATTGCGAGTGCGAAGTGATTAAGCAAAGCCAAAATATACTAGATTTTATAAATAGCTTCTCTCAAGGCGTTAGGAGCTATGATGAGAGCCTTAGAATTGTTAGAGATAGTATAAATTTATCTATAATTAATGATAGTAAAGATAGCTTAGAGATAGATTTTTTCGCTCGTTCAATGAGTGAAGATGGGCTAGAGAGAGTGAAATTTGAGACATCAAATTTAGCTAGACTTGCTGGGTTTGATGTAAGCTTTTTTGAGCGTAGTGGGGCTTGGACACCAGATATAGGCGAATTTGCTAATTTAGTGCTAAATTTTATGCAAAAACATAATCCAAATGCGAGATTTCAAGCAGTTCATGCTGGACTTGAGTGTGGGGTATTTGTAGCTAAGCAAAGGGGCTTACAAGCTGCATCAATCGGACCCAATATCCACTCACCGCACAGCATAAATGAGAATTTAGAGCTAAAATCCTTAGATAAAATATCAAAAGTAGTAAGCGATATAGTAGCTTACTACCAAGATTAA
- a CDS encoding N-acetyl sugar amidotransferase, giving the protein MKYCKNCLQPDTRPGVVFIDGICGACRWEKESKLIDWKQRENELKDIAQNAKSKAKGAYDCVVGVSGGKDSTFQAFYARDVLGLRVLLVNHEPMEITPIGRANFENLKNHGFETISINPNRHIAKKLMKKAFWEYLNPTKPIEYTLYASAYIIADMFNIPMILQGENAALTLGANKGLQDNSGNALNIVQSNTLKDDPLSIYMDEEIELKDLFLYKVPVKELMQKDITAVWLNYYTDKWSTGNNAKFSMQRGLSIYPKDINPYDIGTYRRCSQLDAYTTIVNQYFKYVKFGFGQCADHVGYDLRKENISKDEAKFLLRELDGKYGEFYMDKMSSYLDLSKDEIIDHANKFRGDMFELDENGDYKLKDPIWEIEPIKGDYSVKDIMSKLDY; this is encoded by the coding sequence ATGAAGTATTGCAAAAATTGTTTGCAGCCAGATACTCGTCCGGGGGTAGTTTTTATAGATGGAATTTGCGGTGCTTGCAGATGGGAAAAAGAGTCTAAGTTAATTGATTGGAAGCAAAGAGAAAATGAGTTAAAGGATATAGCTCAAAATGCCAAATCCAAAGCCAAGGGCGCTTATGATTGCGTAGTTGGTGTAAGTGGTGGCAAGGACTCTACATTTCAAGCTTTTTATGCTAGGGATGTGCTTGGACTTCGTGTTTTGTTAGTTAATCACGAGCCAATGGAGATAACGCCTATTGGTAGAGCAAATTTTGAGAATTTAAAAAACCATGGATTTGAGACAATATCTATAAATCCAAATCGCCACATAGCTAAAAAATTGATGAAAAAGGCGTTTTGGGAGTATCTAAATCCCACAAAACCGATTGAATACACCCTATACGCATCAGCTTATATAATTGCTGATATGTTTAATATCCCTATGATTTTACAAGGCGAAAATGCCGCCTTAACCTTAGGAGCCAATAAAGGCCTTCAAGATAATAGCGGAAACGCCTTAAATATAGTCCAATCAAACACTTTAAAAGATGACCCACTATCTATATATATGGATGAAGAGATAGAGTTAAAAGATCTATTTTTATACAAAGTTCCAGTAAAAGAGCTAATGCAAAAAGATATAACCGCAGTGTGGCTAAACTACTACACAGACAAATGGAGCACAGGCAATAATGCTAAATTCTCAATGCAAAGAGGTCTTAGCATATATCCAAAAGATATAAATCCATATGATATAGGCACATATCGCAGATGCTCTCAGCTTGATGCTTATACAACTATAGTAAATCAATATTTTAAATATGTTAAATTTGGCTTTGGGCAATGCGCTGATCATGTCGGATATGATTTAAGAAAAGAGAATATAAGCAAAGATGAGGCTAAATTTTTACTTCGTGAATTAGATGGCAAGTATGGGGAATTTTACATGGATAAGATGAGCTCATATCTAGACCTTAGCAAAGATGAGATTATAGATCATGCTAATAAATTTAGGGGTGATATGTTTGAACTTGATGAGAATGGAGATTATAAGCTTAAAGACCCTATCTGGGAGATAGAGCCTATAAAGGGCGATTATAGCGTTAAAGATATTATGTCAAAACTAGATTATTAA
- the hpf gene encoding ribosome hibernation-promoting factor, HPF/YfiA family encodes MNTSIVGKQFELTESIKNYCDSAFDALGKYNLDIISAKAIISADERNGKKGFDVEFAINLAKKDTIVIRQKDKDLYAAIDLALDRASKVLRRHHDKLVTHKNSDEIKESKIADEIAIDGADEIVPTELELYKPMEIEEALNKLKDSGAQFYVFNDMDAKMRVIYKRNDGKFGLY; translated from the coding sequence ATGAATACAAGTATTGTAGGCAAACAATTTGAGCTAACTGAATCTATCAAAAACTATTGCGATAGTGCTTTTGATGCCCTTGGTAAATATAATTTAGATATTATATCTGCTAAGGCTATAATCTCAGCTGATGAAAGAAATGGCAAAAAGGGATTTGATGTGGAATTTGCTATTAATCTAGCTAAAAAAGATACAATAGTAATTCGCCAAAAAGATAAAGATCTATATGCCGCAATCGATCTAGCGCTTGATAGGGCCAGTAAGGTTCTTCGCAGACACCACGATAAGCTAGTAACTCACAAAAATAGCGATGAGATTAAAGAGAGTAAAATAGCTGATGAGATAGCTATTGATGGTGCTGATGAGATAGTCCCTACTGAGCTTGAGCTATATAAACCTATGGAGATTGAAGAGGCTTTAAATAAACTCAAAGATAGCGGTGCGCAATTTTATGTATTTAATGATATGGATGCTAAAATGCGTGTCATATACAAAAGAAATGATGGAAAATTTGGATTATATTAA
- a CDS encoding PilW family protein — translation MRRAFSLIEMIICIVVGVILIGVIIQIYNLLYSNYLHTSSLNKLESSSINTMLIIENYLNQSIKESISIKSNNQILPLHTSINSDEFIWFNQSVESRQNSSSQFKWSGFVDIDNLEIKQNLITINSPLSSLNSSLKDRIINNLKFDNDDIRVIFKGSDNIYQNAYKILSSNGENITIQRENQPIFISEIYYLSHNLISLKLQDNTLILNEFSPKNLNSPIRSNILATNVSSFNIKQNGGNIIFSLCMFDNDVELCKSSGI, via the coding sequence GTGAGAAGAGCATTTAGCCTAATAGAGATGATAATCTGTATTGTCGTCGGGGTAATTTTAATAGGGGTAATAATACAAATATATAATCTCTTATATAGCAATTACCTTCACACATCATCGCTTAACAAGCTAGAATCTAGCTCCATAAATACTATGCTAATTATAGAAAATTATCTAAATCAAAGCATTAAAGAATCAATATCTATAAAAAGCAATAATCAAATTCTCCCACTTCATACTAGCATAAATTCAGATGAGTTTATATGGTTTAATCAAAGTGTAGAGAGTCGTCAAAATAGTAGTAGCCAATTTAAGTGGAGCGGATTTGTAGATATTGATAATTTAGAGATTAAGCAAAATTTAATTACTATTAATTCACCTCTAAGTAGCCTTAACTCTAGTTTAAAAGATAGGATTATAAATAATCTTAAATTTGATAATGATGATATAAGAGTGATATTTAAAGGTAGTGATAATATCTATCAAAACGCATATAAAATTCTAAGCTCAAATGGCGAAAATATCACAATCCAAAGAGAAAATCAACCAATTTTTATAAGTGAAATTTACTATCTAAGCCACAATCTAATATCGCTAAAACTACAAGATAACACTCTAATCTTAAATGAATTTAGCCCAAAAAACCTAAATTCACCCATTAGAAGTAATATCTTAGCCACCAATGTAAGCTCATTTAATATCAAACAAAATGGAGGCAATATAATCTTTAGTCTATGTATGTTTGATAATGATGTAGAGCTTTGTAAAAGTAGCGGAATATGA
- the fliW gene encoding flagellar assembly protein FliW: MKYSVKNPIPGFESIKEVEITKIDDFFVKMQDVDSKTSFTMINPYALRPDYEFDIPTPYKNLLEIDENSQLELYAIVAISSPIEESTVNFLAPVLCNTTSATLAQIVLDNRYYPNFGQAEKISNYVQKQ; this comes from the coding sequence GTGAAATATTCTGTAAAAAACCCCATTCCAGGCTTTGAAAGTATAAAAGAAGTTGAGATAACTAAGATTGATGATTTTTTTGTCAAAATGCAAGATGTTGATAGTAAAACATCATTTACTATGATTAATCCATATGCACTTCGTCCTGATTATGAATTTGACATTCCAACACCATATAAAAATCTACTTGAAATAGATGAAAATTCGCAATTAGAGCTTTATGCAATTGTAGCTATTAGTAGCCCAATTGAAGAATCTACTGTGAATTTCTTAGCACCTGTGCTTTGTAATACCACATCTGCTACATTAGCACAGATCGTTTTAGATAATCGCTACTATCCAAATTTTGGTCAAGCAGAGAAAATTAGCAATTATGTCCAAAAACAATAA
- a CDS encoding outer membrane protein assembly factor BamD, producing MNMKFKSAIFVISLTLLAGCGAKKDNELYNLTPDQWYKQILDDIKDADLETANKHYISFASEHVASPYLEQVLIILANAHVDEEEYKMANFYLDEYIKKYGTKESIEYIQYLKIKANFDSFSKPNRNQKLIQESISQINEFLNNYPNTQYKALIETMLVKFRLAEYYLNSDIYNLYDKLDRPDSAAIYQDKVDNSPLNDINSTKAKLPWYMTPFE from the coding sequence ATGAATATGAAATTCAAATCTGCTATATTTGTCATATCTTTGACACTATTAGCAGGTTGCGGAGCTAAAAAGGATAATGAATTATATAATCTTACTCCAGATCAGTGGTATAAACAAATTTTAGATGATATAAAAGATGCTGATTTAGAAACTGCTAATAAACACTATATATCATTTGCTAGTGAGCATGTGGCTAGTCCATATTTAGAGCAAGTCTTAATAATCTTAGCTAATGCTCATGTAGATGAAGAAGAGTATAAAATGGCAAATTTTTATCTAGATGAGTATATCAAAAAATATGGCACAAAAGAGAGTATTGAGTATATTCAATATCTTAAAATTAAAGCAAATTTCGACTCATTTTCTAAGCCAAATCGTAATCAAAAATTGATCCAAGAGAGCATTTCTCAAATTAATGAATTTTTAAATAATTACCCAAATACTCAGTATAAAGCACTTATAGAGACTATGCTTGTTAAATTTAGATTAGCTGAATATTACTTAAATTCCGATATTTATAATCTTTATGATAAGCTTGATAGACCAGATTCAGCTGCGATATATCAAGATAAGGTTGATAACTCGCCTTTAAATGATATTAACTCCACTAAGGCAAAATTGCCTTGGTATATGACGCCATTTGAGTAG